ATAACATTGCCTTGTCCGTTCTGGTGGCGGCCGTGCCCATTCTCTTTATTTTCTGGGCGTTGATCGTCAAAAAGATGAAGGGCTATCAAGCCAGTCTGATGGCCACGGTGCTGGCGGCCCTCATTGCCCTGCTGGTGTACGGAATGCCGGCAAAACTGGCCGTTTTGTCCATCGGGCACGGGGCGCTGTACGGTTTGTTCCCGATTTGCTGGCTGGTTATCATGTCGGTTTTTCTTTTCAATCTGACCGTCAGAAGTGGGCAGTTCGAGATCATCAAGCATTTCATGGCCTCCATCACGGGCGACCGGCGGCTGCAGGCCCTGCTGATTGCTTTTTCGTTTGGCTCGTTTCTGGAGGGAACCGCGGGTTTCGGCGCACCGGTTGCCATCACGGCGGCCATGCTAGTGGGGTTGGGGTTTAACCCGCTTTATGCTTCCGGAATCTGCCTGATTGCCAACACCGCCCCGGTGGCTTTTGGCTCCATCGGTATTCCCATTACCGTAGCCTCGCAGGTTTCCGATATTCCGGAGATGCCGATTTCGCAGATGGTGGGCCGCACGTTGCCCATTCTATCCATCATTCTGCCGTTTTACCTGGTAACGCTGGTGGCGGGTTTCAAACGGGCGACCGAGGTTTTTCCGGCGGTGCTGGTGTCGGGAGCGTCGTTTGCCTTCCTGCAGTGGTTTTCGTCGAATTACCTGGGGCCTTCATTGCCCGATGTGATTGCCGGATTGGGGTCGATCATCTGCCTGATGGTTTTTCTGCGCTTCTGGAAGCCCAGGAGCGTCTGGCGTTTTGCCAACGAACCAGCACCGACCCTCCTAACGACCAGCGCCTACACCAGCGGACAGATGCTGCGGGCCTGGTCGCCGTTTATCGTGTTGACGATCACCATCATTGCCTGGGGAATGCAGCCGATCAAGGATGTGCTGAATTCGTGGGGGGCGTTTCAGTTTGACGTGCCGGGGTTGCACAACGCCATTCTGGGGCAGGACGGCAATCCGATTCCCAAAATCTTTAAAGTAAACTACTTATCGGCTGCCGGAACCGCCATTCTGCTGGCCGATTTAATCGCTATCCCGCTCGTGGGGCTGACCTACCGCCAGGGTGCTCGGATTCTTGCGGATACGCTCAGTCAGCTGAAATTCCCGATTCTGACGATTGCCGCTGTGCTGGGATTTGCCTACATCGTCAACGATTCCGGCATTACGCTAACGCTGGCGGCTGTTCTGGCCAATACTGGCTCCTGGTTTCCGTTTTTTGCGCCCGTACTGGGTTGGCTGGGTGTTTTCATCACCGGTTCCGATACGTCGGCCAACGCCCTGTTTAGCAAACTTCAGTACGCTACGGCGCAGACCATCGGCGTTGATCCGGTCGTAACCGTGGCCGCCAACGTGTCGGGGGGCGTGGTCGGGAAAATGATTTCGCCCCAGTCCATTGCGGTGGCGGCTGCGGCTGGTGATCTGGTCGGGAAAGAGTCGCAGCTTTTTCGCTTTACGGTCGCGCATAGCTTCCTGATGCTGATCATCATTTGTTTCATTACGCTGGCACAGGCGTACGTGATTACCTGGATTATTCCGGCTTACGAAATGCTGACCAGTAAAAAAGCCGTTGCTGCCCCGGATCTGTCGAAAGGTTATGTTTACCTGCTGATTCTGGCGGTGCTGCTGGTGGTGCTCTGCGTGGTGGTCCGGCGGCTAAGCGGGCGCAAAAAGGAAGAATCCGCCCTGGCTGGCTAGGCATTTAAGAGGTAAAAGCAAAAGCCGTCGCCCGGAATACGGGCGACGGCTTTTTCGATGCGTTCAGTGCGGTTATTTCTTACCGTACCGCTTCAAGAACTTGTCAACGCGACCTGCGGTGTCGAGCATAACGTTCTTACCCGTGTAGAAGGGGTGAGATTCCGAGCTTACTTCGACTTTAACCACTGGATACGTGTTGCCTTCAAACTCAATCGTTTCTTTCGTTTGAATGGTCGAGCGGGAAAGAAATTTGTGATCGCTGGTCAGATCCCAGAACACAACATCTCTGTACTCTGGATGGATGCCTTTTTTCATGACAATATAAAAAATACAAAAAATGAATCAGTTGTTGAATGTCTTGCCACCGACGCCTTGGGATAGAGTGGTGGATTTTAAGGACTGCAAAGATAAGGACTTTCTAATTGGTTTACAACCCCTTCGCTAGCTTTTGTTTCAACAAAAAAAGTATGTTAATCCAGATTGATTTTTTATGGCTTTTTCGTCAATTTGGCTAACAATTCAGTAAGAGTCAGGGTTTTAGCCCTGGGTGCCTACCATTCACTAAAATTATCCTATCAACTTTTTTAGGCCCATTTTCCGGTAGGGTTTCGGTAAGTGGTTCTGAGTAAGGTCTTAACAGTTTCTTAACATCACCGAAGGTTAGAATATTTCTAAGTTAGTAGGACGCGGGCGAACATTAGTCTTTGTTTTGTTGTACTAGTGCTTAGTACCTTTAAGAATCGAATCTGAGTTAATTCATATCATTCATACATTTACAATACACCATCCCATAACATAACTATGTACGTAATCAAGCGTGACGGCCGCAGGGAATCGGTCAAACTCGACAAAATCACCGCACGGATTGAGAAACTGTGCTACGGTTTGGACCCCGCTTATGTGCAACCGATCGAAGTGTCGATGAAGGTGGTCAACGGGATCTACGACGGCGTAAAAACCACCGAGCTGGACAACCTGGCGGCTGAGACGGCGGCTTCGATGACGACCCGCCACCCGGATTACGCGATTCTGGCGGCCCGGATGGCCATCTCGAATTTACATAAAGAAACCAACAAGTCGTTTTCGGGAACCATCAAACGGCTTTACAATTACGTCGATCCGAAAACAGGGGAAAATGCCGCCCTGATTTCGAAGGAAGTCTACGATGTAGTTCGGAAAAATGCCGCCCTGCTTGATTCAACGATCATCTACGACCGCGACTACGGTTATGATTACTTCGGCTACAAAACGCTGGAAAAATCGTACCTGCTGAAAATGGACGGCAAGATTGCCGAGCGGCCGCAGCACATGCTGATGCGGGTGGCCGTCGGTATCCACATGAACGACGTGGAAGCCGCCATTGAAACCTACAATCTGCTGTCGGAAAAGTGGTTTACGCACGCAACGCCGACGCTGTTCAACGCCGGAACGCCCAAGCCGCAGATGTCGAGCTGCTTCCTGCTAACGATGAAAGACGACAGCATCGAGGGCATTTACGATACGCTGAAACAAACCGCCAAGATTTCGCAGTCGGCGGGTGGTATTGGTCTGAGCATCCACAACATTCGGGCAACGGGTACCTACATCAAAGGCACGAACGGAACCTCGAACGGGATTATCCCGATGCTGCGGGTTTTCAACGATACGGCTCGCTATGTTGATCAGGGCGGTGGCAAGCGCAAAGGTTCGTTTGCGGTGTATCTGGAACCCTGGCACGCGGATATTTTCGACTTCCTGCAACTGAAGAAAAACCACGGAAAGGAAGAGCTCCGCGCCCGCGATTTGTTCTACGCCCTCTGGGTACCGGACCTGTTCATGAAGCGGGTGGAAGAAAACGATGTGTGGTCGCTGATGTGTCCGCACGAGTGTCCGGGTCTGGCCGATACGCACGGGGATGAGTTCGTCCAACTGTATGAGCAATACGAGCGCGAAGGCCGGTATCGTCGGCAAATCAAGGCGCAGGACCTGTGGTACGAGATTTTGGAATCGCAAACCGAAACCGGAACGCCGTACATGCTGTTCAAGGATGCGGCCAACTCGAAATCGAATCAGAAGAACCTCGGTACGATCAAGTCGTCGAACCTTTGTACGGAAATCATCGAGTATACGGATGCCGACGAAGTAGCGGTGTGTAACCTCGCGTCGATTGCCCTGCCGAAGTACATTACGAAAGGCGAGGACGGTATTCTGCGGTTCGACCACCAGAAGCTGTACGACATCACGAAGGTGGCCACCAAGAACCTGAACAAGATCATCGACATCAACTACTATCCGGTCGAAGAAGCCCGTCGGTCGAACATGCGCCACCGGCCGATTGGTCTGGGCGTTCAGGGGTTGGCCGATGCGTTCATCATGCTGCGGATGCCGTTTGAATCGGAAGAAGCGAAGCAGTTGAACAAAGATATTTTCGAAACCATCTATTTTGCCGCCATGACTGCGTCGATGGAACAGGCAAAGCAGTATGGACCGTACGAAACCTGGAAAGGCTCACCGATTTCGCAGGGCATCTTCCAGTTTGATATGTGGGGTGTGAAACCCGAATCAGGTCGCTGGGATTGGGAATCGCTGCGGAAAGAAGTGGTGCAGCACGGCGTTCGGAACTCGCTGCTGCTGGCTCCGATGCCGACGGCTTCAACCAGCCAGATTCTGGGTAACAACGAGTGTTTTGAGCCGTTTACGTCCA
This Larkinella insperata DNA region includes the following protein-coding sequences:
- a CDS encoding ribonucleoside-diphosphate reductase subunit alpha, with translation MYVIKRDGRRESVKLDKITARIEKLCYGLDPAYVQPIEVSMKVVNGIYDGVKTTELDNLAAETAASMTTRHPDYAILAARMAISNLHKETNKSFSGTIKRLYNYVDPKTGENAALISKEVYDVVRKNAALLDSTIIYDRDYGYDYFGYKTLEKSYLLKMDGKIAERPQHMLMRVAVGIHMNDVEAAIETYNLLSEKWFTHATPTLFNAGTPKPQMSSCFLLTMKDDSIEGIYDTLKQTAKISQSAGGIGLSIHNIRATGTYIKGTNGTSNGIIPMLRVFNDTARYVDQGGGKRKGSFAVYLEPWHADIFDFLQLKKNHGKEELRARDLFYALWVPDLFMKRVEENDVWSLMCPHECPGLADTHGDEFVQLYEQYEREGRYRRQIKAQDLWYEILESQTETGTPYMLFKDAANSKSNQKNLGTIKSSNLCTEIIEYTDADEVAVCNLASIALPKYITKGEDGILRFDHQKLYDITKVATKNLNKIIDINYYPVEEARRSNMRHRPIGLGVQGLADAFIMLRMPFESEEAKQLNKDIFETIYFAAMTASMEQAKQYGPYETWKGSPISQGIFQFDMWGVKPESGRWDWESLRKEVVQHGVRNSLLLAPMPTASTSQILGNNECFEPFTSNIYVRRVLSGEFVVVNKYLLKDLVKLGMWNDRMKNMLISANGSVQEIPGIPQNIKDLYKTVWEIKQKTVIDMAADRGAYICQSQSLNIHMVDANFGKLTSMHFHAWKRGLKTGMYYLRTKAAADAVKFTVEKQADAQLEPVLVETMEKPLNYEKYAQEGAAAQPVQVSEAEAAYAAMICSLDNPEGCEACGS
- a CDS encoding L-lactate permease; translation: MKWTQVIDPFHNIALSVLVAAVPILFIFWALIVKKMKGYQASLMATVLAALIALLVYGMPAKLAVLSIGHGALYGLFPICWLVIMSVFLFNLTVRSGQFEIIKHFMASITGDRRLQALLIAFSFGSFLEGTAGFGAPVAITAAMLVGLGFNPLYASGICLIANTAPVAFGSIGIPITVASQVSDIPEMPISQMVGRTLPILSIILPFYLVTLVAGFKRATEVFPAVLVSGASFAFLQWFSSNYLGPSLPDVIAGLGSIICLMVFLRFWKPRSVWRFANEPAPTLLTTSAYTSGQMLRAWSPFIVLTITIIAWGMQPIKDVLNSWGAFQFDVPGLHNAILGQDGNPIPKIFKVNYLSAAGTAILLADLIAIPLVGLTYRQGARILADTLSQLKFPILTIAAVLGFAYIVNDSGITLTLAAVLANTGSWFPFFAPVLGWLGVFITGSDTSANALFSKLQYATAQTIGVDPVVTVAANVSGGVVGKMISPQSIAVAAAAGDLVGKESQLFRFTVAHSFLMLIIICFITLAQAYVITWIIPAYEMLTSKKAVAAPDLSKGYVYLLILAVLLVVLCVVVRRLSGRKKEESALAG
- a CDS encoding type B 50S ribosomal protein L31, with product MKKGIHPEYRDVVFWDLTSDHKFLSRSTIQTKETIEFEGNTYPVVKVEVSSESHPFYTGKNVMLDTAGRVDKFLKRYGKK